The region AACGTCGACCTCACCGCGTTCGTTGGTGACGACCGGCCAATCGGGGTGGCCAGGTTCGATGAAGACGGCGGTGACCCCGCGGGAGGCCAGCGCCGCCTTCAGCATCCGGACGGAGGTCCGCTCGCCCATCGAGACGATTTCTGCGCGGTCCTCCGGAGCGGCCTCGAACTCGATAGCCTCGAGCAGGTCGTCGGTGGTTGAGCCCATCGCGCTGGCGACGACCGCGATTTCGTGCCCGTCGGCGACGGCGTTGGCGACCGAGTCGGCCGCGCGGTTGATTCGGTCACCCGAGCCCAGCGAGGTGCCGCCGAACTTCGCAACTACCCGCATCGAGCAACACCCGCCATGTCGTGCGTATCGTTCATACGAGCCGTTGACGGAGGGCTTTGATAACGCTGTCTCTCCCGTCAGCGCCGGCGGTCGTCCGGCTACCACCCCGTTCAGGCGTATCAGCTGGGCGCACCCCCGTGCCTTTTGCCCTGGGCACAGAAACAAACACGCATGAAGGTCCGCGACGCTGTCGAGGGCGACGTGCCGGCGCTCGCCGCGCTCGTCGACGCGCCGCCGTCAGTGCTGCGCAATCTCGTCCACGAGCGCAGCGTCCGCATCCTCGTCGACGACGACGATGATGCCTCGTGGGTTGGCGAGGAGACACCCGGCGCAGACGCGACGGCCGAAGGGATTCACGGCGTCCTCAGCTTCGACGTGCGTGACGGTGCGGTTCACGTCACCCGATTCGGCGGAAACCGGTCGGCCGCCGAGCGCCTGCTGGCGGAGCCGCTCCGATTCGCTCGCTCGGAGGGCCTCCCCATCGAGGCACTGGTCGGCGAAACCGACGACGAACTGCGGGCAGCCCTCGAAGCCGTGGGGTTCGAGCAGGACGGCAGCGGGCCGGTGTTCGGCGGCGACCAGACAGACCGCTACCGCTTCGCCCAGGACTGAGTTGCCTGGGTCGCCGTGACGTCGGAATCACCGGAACGGACGCGTTCAAGTGGCCGGCGCTGCGCTCTCGGAGTAGTGACCCAAGAGATTGGTGAGGAACAGCTGTTCACCGGCTACACGGGGCGACTGCTGCTGGCGGTCTCGGTCGGCTGGGCGCTCATTCAGGCCGGCCGGCTGGTGGTCTCACCCCTGCTGCCGTCGATTCAGGCCGACCTCGCCATCACGAGCACGCAGGCTGGGTTCGCCATCACGACTATCTGGGGCATCTACGCGCTCCTGCAGTACCCCAGCGGACGGCTCTCGGACCAACTCACCCGGACGACGCTGCTGGTGGGCGGGCTCATGCTCATCTCCGCGGGCTTTCTGGCGTTCGCGGGTGCGCCGACCTACCTCACCTTCCTCGCGGGCGCCGTCGTCGTCGGCCTCGGTGCCGGGCTCTACCCCACCCCAGCGAGAGGGCTGGTCTCGGATCTGTTCGTTAAGCGCCGGGGGCAGGCGTTCGGCCTGCATACTGCATCAGGCGACGTCGGCGGCATCCTCGCTGCCGGCCTCGCGACGGTCATCCTCGCCGTTGCGACGTGGCGGGAGGCGTTCCTCCCCGTAGTGGTCGTGCTGCTCGCGGTGGCGCTCTCGTTGCATCTCTGGAGCCGCGAGAGCTACGAACTAAAACGGGTCGACCTCGCGGTCGGCTCGACCGCCAAACGCTTGCTGGCGGCGCCCCAGCTCCGCTGGCTGCTGCTCGCCTACGCGCTTTATGCCTTCACCTGGCAGTCCGCTGTGGGGTTTCTCCCGACCTATCTGCTCTCGAAGGGGCTGCCCACCGCTGTCGCCAACGCGGGCTTTGCGGCGCTGTTCGTCGTCGGTGCCATCGTGAAGCCGCTGGCTGGCGGGCTGGGTGACCGTGTCCCCCGCGGCCTGCTTGCACCGGCGGTGCTCGCGATGGCCGCGGCGGCGCTGGCAGTCGTCGTCAGTTCGACCACAGCCTTGTTTGTCCTCCCCGCAGTTGCGGTGTTCGCGGCGGGGCTGATGGCCTACCCACCGGTGATGCAGGCCCACCTGATGGACTCGTTTCCCAGTGACAGCATGGGCGGCGACTTGGGTGCGATGCGCTCGCTCTACATCGGCAT is a window of halophilic archaeon DL31 DNA encoding:
- a CDS encoding hypothetical protein (KEGG: hut:Huta_1620 hypothetical protein) is translated as MKVRDAVEGDVPALAALVDAPPSVLRNLVHERSVRILVDDDDDASWVGEETPGADATAEGIHGVLSFDVRDGAVHVTRFGGNRSAAERLLAEPLRFARSEGLPIEALVGETDDELRAALEAVGFEQDGSGPVFGGDQTDRYRFAQD
- a CDS encoding major facilitator superfamily MFS_1 (PFAM: Major facilitator superfamily MFS-1~KEGG: hsl:OE4411F major facilitator superfamily transporter) translates to MTQEIGEEQLFTGYTGRLLLAVSVGWALIQAGRLVVSPLLPSIQADLAITSTQAGFAITTIWGIYALLQYPSGRLSDQLTRTTLLVGGLMLISAGFLAFAGAPTYLTFLAGAVVVGLGAGLYPTPARGLVSDLFVKRRGQAFGLHTASGDVGGILAAGLATVILAVATWREAFLPVVVVLLAVALSLHLWSRESYELKRVDLAVGSTAKRLLAAPQLRWLLLAYALYAFTWQSAVGFLPTYLLSKGLPTAVANAGFAALFVVGAIVKPLAGGLGDRVPRGLLAPAVLAMAAAALAVVVSSTTALFVLPAVAVFAAGLMAYPPVMQAHLMDSFPSDSMGGDLGAMRSLYIGIGSLGSTYVGAMGQYLSYDLAFAGLVGCLLVSSLVIVTRGRA